In Streptomyces sp. NBC_00483, a single window of DNA contains:
- a CDS encoding GNAT family N-acetyltransferase, whose product MSTPLPAYVTRVAEDEVDRQACFAVRKEVFVVEQRVPEDLEYDAYDAGAVHVLAVRQDGEPLGTGRLLTGEAAAVKNGGAADVGALGRLAVTKAARGLGVGAALVRAIEDAARARGLAAVDLHAQTHALGFYERLGYIAYGPEFLDAGIDHRAMRKTLG is encoded by the coding sequence GTGAGCACCCCCCTTCCCGCGTATGTGACCCGCGTCGCGGAGGACGAAGTGGACCGGCAGGCCTGCTTCGCCGTCCGCAAGGAGGTCTTCGTCGTCGAACAGCGCGTGCCCGAGGACCTCGAGTACGACGCGTACGACGCCGGGGCGGTGCACGTCCTGGCCGTCCGGCAGGACGGGGAGCCGCTCGGTACTGGCCGCCTGCTGACGGGCGAGGCCGCCGCCGTGAAGAACGGCGGGGCGGCGGACGTCGGCGCTCTCGGGCGGCTCGCCGTGACGAAGGCGGCGCGCGGCCTCGGCGTCGGCGCCGCGCTGGTGCGGGCCATCGAGGACGCGGCCCGCGCGCGCGGGCTCGCCGCCGTGGACCTGCACGCGCAGACGCACGCGCTGGGGTTCTACGAGCGCCTGGGATACATCGCGTACGGGCCGGAGTTCCTCGACGCCGGCATCGACCACCGTGCGATGCGGAAGACGCTCGGCTAG
- a CDS encoding RluA family pseudouridine synthase, with the protein MSTIPEVRTLPVPDGLEGERVDAAISRMFGFSRTKAAELAAAGKVAVDGSVVGKSERVHGGAWMEVEMPQAPAPVQIVAEPVEGMEIVHDDDDIVVIMKPVGVAAHPSPGWTGTTVIGGLAAAGYRISTSGAAERQGIVHRLDVGTSGLMVVAKSERAYTSLKRQFKERVPDKRYNALVQGHPDPMSGTIDAPIGRHPNHDYKWAVIAEGKPSVTHYDLIEAFRAASLLDIKLETGRTHQIRVHMSAHRHPCVGDLTYGADPTIAKRLGLTRQWLHAVRLGFEHPSDGRWVEFESDYPEDLQTALDRVRAESA; encoded by the coding sequence GTGAGCACGATTCCCGAGGTCCGCACCCTGCCCGTACCCGACGGCCTGGAGGGCGAGCGCGTAGACGCCGCCATCTCGCGCATGTTCGGCTTCTCCCGCACCAAGGCCGCCGAGCTCGCCGCCGCCGGAAAGGTCGCGGTGGACGGCTCGGTCGTGGGCAAGTCAGAGCGGGTGCACGGCGGCGCCTGGATGGAAGTGGAGATGCCGCAGGCGCCCGCTCCCGTACAGATCGTCGCCGAGCCCGTCGAGGGCATGGAGATCGTGCACGACGACGACGACATCGTCGTGATCATGAAGCCCGTGGGGGTCGCCGCCCACCCCAGCCCCGGCTGGACCGGAACGACGGTGATCGGTGGCCTCGCCGCCGCCGGTTACCGGATCTCGACGTCCGGCGCCGCGGAGCGCCAGGGCATCGTGCACCGGCTCGACGTGGGCACGTCGGGCCTGATGGTCGTCGCCAAGTCGGAGCGGGCGTACACGTCGCTGAAGCGCCAGTTCAAGGAGCGCGTCCCGGACAAGCGCTACAACGCGCTGGTGCAGGGCCACCCCGACCCCATGAGCGGCACCATCGACGCCCCCATCGGGCGCCACCCGAACCATGACTACAAGTGGGCCGTGATCGCCGAGGGCAAGCCGTCGGTCACGCACTACGACCTCATCGAGGCCTTCCGCGCCGCCTCGCTCCTCGACATCAAGCTGGAGACGGGGCGTACCCACCAGATCCGCGTGCACATGTCGGCGCACCGGCACCCGTGCGTGGGCGACCTGACGTACGGCGCGGACCCCACGATCGCGAAGCGGCTCGGTCTCACGCGGCAGTGGCTGCACGCGGTGCGGCTCGGTTTCGAGCACCCGTCGGACGGCCGGTGGGTCGAGTTCGAGAGCGACTACCCGGAGGATCTGCAGACGGCCCTCGACAGGGTCAGGGCGGAGAGCGCGTGA
- the lspA gene encoding signal peptidase II, which yields MAEAERIIGTPDSPDAGAAEPERPDEVDEQVQDRPKGRRRIAVLFVVAALAYVLDLGSKLIVVAKLEHRDAIHIIGDWLQLEVIRNPGAAWGIGEAFTIIFTLIAAAVIVVIARLARKLYSTPWAIALGLLLGGALGNLTDRIFRAPGVFEGAVVDFIAPKHYPVFNLADSAIVCGGILIVLLSFRGIDPDGSVHKD from the coding sequence GTGGCAGAGGCGGAGCGCATCATCGGTACGCCGGATTCCCCGGACGCGGGGGCAGCCGAGCCGGAGCGGCCCGATGAGGTCGACGAGCAGGTCCAGGACCGGCCCAAGGGCAGGCGGCGGATCGCCGTGCTGTTCGTCGTGGCCGCGCTCGCGTACGTCCTGGACCTGGGCAGCAAGCTGATCGTGGTGGCGAAGCTCGAGCACCGCGACGCCATCCACATCATCGGTGACTGGCTGCAGCTCGAGGTGATCAGGAACCCGGGCGCCGCCTGGGGCATCGGCGAGGCCTTCACGATCATCTTCACCCTGATCGCGGCCGCCGTGATCGTCGTGATCGCACGGCTCGCCCGGAAGCTCTACAGCACACCTTGGGCGATCGCCCTCGGCCTGCTGCTCGGCGGGGCGCTCGGCAACCTCACGGACCGGATCTTCCGGGCGCCGGGCGTCTTCGAGGGTGCCGTGGTGGACTTCATCGCGCCGAAGCACTACCCGGTGTTCAACCTCGCCGACTCGGCGATCGTGTGCGGCGGCATCCTGATCGTGCTGCTGTCCTTCCGCGGCATCGACCCCGACGGGTCCGTCCACAAGGACTGA
- a CDS encoding TraR/DksA family transcriptional regulator, whose amino-acid sequence MVAKKTADQQSESGRTTGAAASGGAGKDAAGAKASTTPEPKETPTGKKKSSAASHTTTRKQTTAKTTPTKATSTKAAPEKATTKKAAPAKSATKSVTKKTAATKKAAAEKAEAEESATPAAAGAEAEAADAKKAAAKKKTAAKSTAAAKAEGKDPGAGKTGAHAEETGEKADGVGPAGGRKGAKKTVASATEDAAEAAKQTGATTVVAKKTQGTATATKKPGAVPKARGTAEPGELAVRPGEDPWTPEEAEEARAELQTEVLRLGHEIAAAEEGLAGLMRDSGDGAGDDDADTGTKNITREHEMSLAANAREMLLQTERALERLDAGTYGLCENCGNPIGKARMQAFPRATLCVECKQKQERRN is encoded by the coding sequence ATGGTGGCGAAGAAGACCGCCGATCAGCAGTCGGAGTCCGGCAGAACCACGGGCGCGGCGGCCTCCGGCGGTGCCGGGAAGGACGCGGCCGGGGCGAAGGCGTCGACGACGCCTGAGCCGAAGGAGACGCCCACCGGCAAGAAGAAGTCGTCCGCCGCGTCGCACACGACGACCCGCAAGCAGACGACTGCGAAGACCACGCCTACGAAGGCCACGTCTACGAAGGCGGCACCGGAGAAGGCCACGACCAAGAAGGCGGCGCCGGCGAAGAGCGCGACCAAGAGCGTGACCAAGAAGACGGCCGCGACCAAGAAGGCGGCTGCGGAGAAGGCTGAGGCCGAGGAGAGTGCCACGCCGGCGGCGGCCGGGGCCGAAGCCGAGGCCGCGGACGCCAAGAAGGCCGCAGCCAAGAAGAAGACCGCGGCCAAGTCCACCGCAGCCGCGAAGGCGGAGGGCAAGGACCCGGGGGCCGGGAAGACGGGTGCGCACGCCGAGGAGACGGGGGAGAAGGCGGACGGCGTCGGCCCGGCGGGCGGACGCAAGGGCGCGAAGAAGACGGTCGCCTCCGCGACCGAGGACGCGGCCGAGGCCGCGAAGCAGACGGGAGCCACGACAGTGGTTGCGAAGAAGACTCAGGGCACGGCCACGGCGACCAAGAAGCCGGGCGCGGTTCCCAAGGCGCGCGGCACCGCCGAACCCGGTGAGCTGGCCGTCCGTCCGGGCGAGGACCCCTGGACCCCGGAGGAGGCCGAGGAGGCGCGCGCCGAGCTGCAGACCGAGGTGCTGCGGCTCGGGCACGAGATCGCCGCCGCCGAGGAGGGCCTCGCGGGGCTGATGCGCGACTCCGGGGACGGGGCCGGCGACGACGACGCGGACACCGGCACCAAGAACATCACCCGCGAGCACGAGATGTCCCTCGCGGCCAACGCGCGGGAGATGCTGCTCCAGACCGAGCGGGCCCTGGAGCGCCTGGACGCGGGCACGTACGGGCTCTGCGAGAACTGTGGGAACCCGATCGGGAAGGCGCGCATGCAGGCGTTCCCGCGCGCGACCCTGTGCGTCGAGTGCAAGCAGAAGCAGGAGCGCCGCAACTGA